A stretch of the Halomonas sp. BDJS001 genome encodes the following:
- a CDS encoding LysR family transcriptional regulator — MQISMFKYFLAVAETGSIRQASLSLHVSASAISRQIQNLEHSFQTTLFDRCADGMLLTEEGRVLALHMQRTMREMELARAKIADIHGLTAGTVRYATIEGVARAWLFPAIAEFQKAHPLVEFKGRISGAEAVYQALENDQVDFGITMQDDFYPDIGIVEKFTTQFKAAMPHQHPLAKHSTLNLKDLTSYELTMLDPTFHTRRALDTSLLRLDLTARIGFELDHIELIKVHVMQTGNLTILPDYAVSHEEKHQTMAIVDIAENELPSATTILCVRRGRILTKAAEAIINSLRERPITPPL; from the coding sequence ATGCAAATTTCAATGTTCAAGTACTTTTTGGCTGTCGCGGAAACGGGGTCGATACGCCAGGCGTCACTCTCCCTTCATGTCAGCGCTTCGGCCATTAGTCGCCAAATACAGAACCTTGAGCACAGCTTCCAGACAACGCTGTTCGATCGCTGCGCGGATGGGATGCTGCTTACGGAAGAAGGCAGGGTTCTGGCGCTCCACATGCAGCGCACCATGCGTGAAATGGAGCTGGCAAGAGCCAAAATAGCCGATATACACGGATTGACGGCAGGCACGGTGAGGTATGCCACTATCGAAGGCGTTGCCAGGGCCTGGCTGTTCCCTGCCATTGCAGAGTTTCAAAAAGCCCATCCACTCGTCGAATTCAAAGGGCGTATTTCAGGGGCAGAGGCCGTCTACCAGGCCCTTGAAAATGATCAGGTGGATTTCGGAATTACCATGCAAGATGACTTCTATCCTGATATCGGTATCGTTGAAAAATTCACGACCCAATTCAAGGCGGCCATGCCTCACCAACACCCATTGGCCAAGCATAGTACGTTGAACCTGAAAGACTTAACCTCTTACGAACTTACAATGCTCGATCCAACGTTTCATACTCGGCGAGCGCTTGATACCTCCCTGTTAAGGCTGGATCTTACCGCCAGGATTGGCTTCGAACTCGACCACATCGAGTTGATCAAGGTACACGTCATGCAGACCGGTAACCTCACCATATTACCCGACTACGCGGTGAGCCATGAAGAGAAGCACCAAACCATGGCCATTGTCGATATCGCAGAAAACGAGCTCCCCTCTGCGACGACGATCCTCTGTGTTCGCAGGGGACGTATATTGACTAAAGCAGCCGAGGCGATCATCAATAGCTTACGGGAACGCCCCATTACGCCGCCTTTATAA
- a CDS encoding nucleotidyltransferase domain-containing protein yields MRLTQAQRAAILSGVHEFMGTDVNVHVFGPRLDDAKRGGDVELLLISQTTIPLLASAELKMALEQRLQLPVDIVTYDSTAEPTPFQAIALAQSSPVESEEAA; encoded by the coding sequence ATGCGTCTTACCCAAGCACAGCGCGCCGCCATTCTTTCAGGCGTGCACGAATTCATGGGCACAGATGTCAATGTTCATGTGTTTGGCCCGCGTCTTGATGATGCAAAGCGAGGCGGCGATGTGGAGCTACTGTTGATCTCCCAGACAACGATTCCGCTGCTTGCCAGCGCCGAACTCAAAATGGCACTCGAACAACGCCTCCAACTGCCTGTAGATATCGTGACCTATGACTCGACGGCTGAACCCACACCCTTCCAAGCAATCGCCTTGGCACAGTCGAGCCCGGTTGAAAGTGAGGAAGCGGCATGA
- a CDS encoding nucleotidyltransferase domain-containing protein, which produces MRITQTHRAIILSGVEEYIDADVEVLVFGSRLDDTKLGGSVDLLLTSKTEISELSCDELKGILEEYLKLPVNIITYDPSDEPSPLQEKALAEALPID; this is translated from the coding sequence ATGCGTATTACTCAAACACATCGCGCGATCATTCTCTCCGGGGTGGAAGAGTATATTGATGCTGATGTGGAAGTTCTTGTCTTCGGTTCACGACTTGATGATACCAAGCTAGGCGGCAGTGTGGATCTATTGTTGACCTCCAAGACAGAGATCTCCGAACTTTCTTGCGACGAACTTAAAGGCATATTGGAAGAGTATCTTAAGCTGCCGGTTAACATTATAACCTATGATCCGTCCGATGAACCAAGCCCGCTCCAGGAGAAAGCCTTAGCTGAAGCTCTGCCTATTGATTAA
- the pncB gene encoding nicotinate phosphoribosyltransferase, producing MLTSLLDNDFYKITMQNAVIKRFPYAHARYAFINRGEHAFPEGFGAELRREVDKMASLRLSDGEKRYLEITCPYLDPTYLDFLAGFHYNPSEVIVEQQGSELSVIIEGPWYRTILWEVPLMALISELWYRLRGVTITPDADAKIEQRAKEKIELYRRLGLKIAEFGTRRRFSSDVHDRVVGALSHHGGEAFSGTSNVLMAMRHGVKPIGTHAHEWFMFHGARFGFKMANSLALEHWVDVYRGDLGIALTDTFTSRAFYDSFDKKFAKLFDGVRHDSGDPIEFASQTIEHYERLGINPLSKTIIFSDALTPEKVERIQAFCQDRIGMAFGIGTNFTNDVGAEPMNMVIKMVEARPEGQGWLPVIKLSDVAEKNTGDPEMIALAKRVLSLNGQII from the coding sequence ATGCTGACATCGCTGCTGGATAATGACTTTTATAAGATCACGATGCAGAACGCCGTGATCAAACGCTTTCCGTATGCCCATGCGCGCTACGCCTTTATCAATCGTGGCGAGCATGCTTTTCCTGAAGGCTTTGGCGCCGAACTTCGCCGCGAAGTCGATAAGATGGCATCGCTGCGATTGAGCGATGGCGAGAAGCGCTATCTCGAAATCACGTGCCCTTATCTCGACCCGACGTATCTCGATTTCCTTGCCGGGTTTCATTACAACCCCAGCGAAGTGATCGTCGAGCAGCAGGGCAGTGAACTTTCGGTGATCATTGAAGGGCCCTGGTACCGCACTATTCTGTGGGAAGTGCCGCTGATGGCGTTGATCAGCGAGCTGTGGTATCGGCTGCGTGGCGTAACGATCACACCTGACGCCGATGCGAAGATTGAGCAGCGTGCCAAGGAGAAGATCGAACTCTATCGCCGCTTGGGGCTGAAAATTGCTGAGTTTGGCACCCGGCGGCGCTTCTCTTCTGACGTTCACGACCGGGTGGTTGGCGCGCTTAGCCACCACGGCGGCGAGGCGTTTAGTGGTACCAGCAATGTGCTGATGGCCATGCGCCACGGCGTCAAGCCGATCGGCACCCACGCCCACGAGTGGTTTATGTTCCACGGTGCCCGCTTCGGTTTCAAAATGGCCAATAGCCTGGCGCTGGAACATTGGGTGGATGTGTATCGCGGTGATCTGGGGATCGCCTTAACGGATACCTTTACCTCACGGGCCTTTTACGACAGCTTCGATAAGAAGTTTGCCAAGCTGTTCGATGGCGTTCGCCATGATAGCGGTGACCCTATCGAGTTTGCCTCCCAGACCATAGAGCACTATGAGCGCCTGGGGATTAACCCGCTGAGCAAGACGATTATCTTCTCCGATGCGCTAACACCGGAGAAGGTCGAGCGGATCCAGGCTTTTTGCCAGGATCGTATCGGTATGGCGTTCGGTATCGGCACCAACTTCACCAACGATGTGGGCGCTGAACCGATGAATATGGTGATCAAGATGGTCGAGGCGCGCCCCGAAGGGCAGGGCTGGCTGCCGGTGATCAAGCTTTCCGACGTGGCGGAAAAGAACACCGGCGACCCGGAAATGATCGCGCTGGCGAAGCGGGTATTGTCGCTGAATGGGCAGATTATTTAG
- a CDS encoding sodium:solute symporter family protein codes for MNSTAVTIIILIAFIAIFVVISLRARQHNASTIDDYVVGGRSMNTALLLMSMGATYFSTWTLLGSFGVYYREGIWFAGFTTWAIIQGSVFIWLFGTRIWYIGKRFNFITPGQMVEHYYSSPTLRLLFSIVGIIALVPVMLIQVTGSARALESLTGGAIPYAVGVIVTSVVVGFIVLWAGFRGTAWADAFMGTFFATVLVFTAVFIIGKAGGWSFLQNVAEVEPQLLTNKGNPVAMLELWVGLSFGAWALPHMWQKFYSAHSAKVLGKVAMFTPFWNSWMMACIPLVIGLSANIPGLVPGAADNSDAILPLIFAEYAPILGSFVVAGILAAAISTINSQLLSSASLVAEDVWRRFFDKEMSEKRLRLVNKVVIGLITSIVLVLALSPSGAGYLVPVASLGFSLGLQLVPTALGMLYFRWITPAGALTGMVAGVITLFVSAATDFTLFFGPGISAIIVNGLLVAVVSRFTQAAPVNGDNDYHALFAQLYGKQPTQKVTAHAIN; via the coding sequence ATGAATAGCACCGCTGTCACTATCATCATACTGATCGCGTTCATCGCTATCTTTGTCGTGATATCGCTGCGTGCCCGGCAGCATAATGCGTCGACCATTGACGATTACGTCGTGGGTGGGCGCTCCATGAATACCGCGCTGCTGCTGATGTCCATGGGAGCGACTTACTTTTCTACCTGGACGCTGCTGGGTTCATTCGGTGTCTATTATCGGGAAGGGATCTGGTTCGCGGGTTTTACCACTTGGGCGATCATTCAGGGCAGTGTGTTTATTTGGCTGTTTGGCACGCGCATTTGGTATATCGGTAAACGCTTTAACTTCATTACTCCTGGGCAAATGGTAGAGCACTACTACTCGAGCCCCACGCTTCGTTTGCTGTTTTCCATTGTCGGTATCATCGCTTTGGTTCCGGTGATGCTGATTCAGGTAACGGGCAGTGCCCGTGCCCTGGAAAGCCTGACCGGCGGTGCTATCCCCTATGCCGTTGGGGTTATCGTGACCTCGGTGGTGGTCGGCTTTATCGTGCTCTGGGCGGGTTTCAGGGGCACCGCATGGGCGGATGCCTTTATGGGGACATTCTTTGCCACGGTACTGGTGTTCACGGCGGTCTTCATCATCGGTAAAGCGGGCGGCTGGTCGTTCCTGCAGAACGTGGCCGAAGTCGAGCCACAGCTATTGACGAATAAAGGCAATCCGGTGGCCATGCTGGAGTTATGGGTCGGGCTGAGTTTTGGCGCCTGGGCGTTGCCCCACATGTGGCAGAAGTTCTACTCGGCGCATTCAGCGAAAGTGTTGGGCAAGGTGGCCATGTTCACCCCTTTCTGGAACTCCTGGATGATGGCCTGCATTCCGCTGGTGATAGGCCTTTCTGCCAACATTCCTGGGCTGGTGCCAGGGGCGGCAGACAATAGCGATGCGATTCTGCCCCTGATCTTTGCTGAATATGCACCCATTCTCGGCTCCTTTGTGGTCGCCGGTATCCTTGCCGCTGCCATTTCTACCATCAACAGCCAATTGCTCTCTTCGGCAAGCCTGGTGGCTGAGGATGTATGGCGCAGGTTCTTCGATAAAGAGATGAGTGAAAAGCGTTTGCGGCTGGTCAATAAGGTGGTCATTGGGCTGATCACCAGCATTGTTCTGGTGCTTGCCCTTAGCCCTTCCGGGGCTGGCTACTTGGTGCCCGTCGCCTCCCTGGGCTTCAGCCTTGGCTTGCAGCTGGTACCCACCGCGCTGGGGATGCTCTATTTCCGCTGGATTACTCCCGCTGGGGCGTTAACCGGGATGGTGGCGGGCGTCATCACACTGTTCGTGAGTGCTGCTACCGATTTCACGCTGTTCTTTGGCCCGGGTATCAGCGCGATCATCGTCAATGGCCTGTTGGTGGCCGTTGTTAGTCGCTTTACCCAGGCTGCGCCAGTGAATGGCGACAATGACTACCATGCGCTGTTCGCTCAGCTCTATGGCAAGCAACCTACGCAAAAGGTAACTGCTCATGCAATCAACTAA
- a CDS encoding phenylacetaldoxime dehydratase family protein — protein sequence MTFHIDYPRVVPERRPPGHEPAAPRYTLRWTRPVNRLCCVYFGIQGRELAWDDQAAFFSRIRDSFVIDSAAEAHETLRFTDEAGYTNAVLVAYWTDPSVYMEWLRDAAFIQWLAQPQRTDDTFGYWRETIHVHYDRHETIYSEGNYLIGLGRCPDTKVVPMTTNGYFGAARDRFPVSAVDPLSSTFKVKMPAPGSKTTLGRRLFAQVPHNLTSIRSGQYWGEAKQEQFDDYEESLRPKLMEGMQYLLDHKEETGTLCLRVMSNLDDNGDERYETSVHAYFASLEEMESWASSHPTHKAIYDHAIAKNREYGKKREVVTWHEVFLLTEGVPFEYINCHPETGILPFCTLYERC from the coding sequence ATGACTTTTCATATCGACTACCCCCGAGTGGTACCCGAGCGGCGGCCACCCGGTCATGAGCCGGCGGCCCCCCGCTATACATTGCGCTGGACACGGCCGGTCAATCGACTCTGCTGTGTCTATTTTGGCATCCAGGGGCGCGAGCTTGCCTGGGATGACCAGGCGGCGTTTTTCAGCCGTATCAGAGACTCCTTTGTTATCGACTCCGCGGCAGAAGCCCACGAAACGCTGCGCTTTACCGATGAAGCGGGCTACACCAATGCGGTGCTGGTCGCTTACTGGACCGATCCTTCGGTCTATATGGAGTGGTTGCGGGATGCTGCGTTTATCCAGTGGCTGGCACAGCCACAGCGCACTGACGATACGTTCGGCTATTGGCGGGAGACCATCCACGTCCACTATGACCGTCATGAAACGATCTACTCAGAAGGTAATTATCTAATAGGGTTGGGGCGTTGTCCTGACACCAAGGTGGTTCCCATGACTACCAACGGCTATTTTGGCGCTGCCCGTGACCGCTTTCCGGTCTCTGCGGTGGATCCACTCTCGAGCACCTTTAAGGTGAAGATGCCTGCTCCGGGTAGCAAAACGACACTTGGGCGACGTTTGTTTGCTCAAGTGCCTCATAACCTGACCTCGATTCGATCCGGTCAGTATTGGGGGGAGGCGAAGCAGGAACAGTTTGACGACTACGAGGAGTCATTACGCCCCAAATTGATGGAAGGTATGCAGTACTTGCTCGACCATAAGGAGGAAACGGGCACGCTCTGCTTGAGGGTCATGTCAAACCTTGATGATAATGGTGACGAGCGTTACGAAACCTCGGTACATGCTTACTTTGCTTCTTTGGAGGAGATGGAAAGCTGGGCCAGTTCACATCCTACCCATAAAGCCATTTATGACCATGCCATCGCGAAGAATAGGGAGTATGGCAAAAAGCGTGAAGTGGTGACCTGGCATGAAGTCTTCCTGTTAACCGAGGGCGTGCCATTTGAGTACATCAACTGCCACCCTGAAACTGGCATATTGCCATTTTGCACGCTTTATGAGCGTTGTTAA
- the recC gene encoding exodeoxyribonuclease V subunit gamma, with protein MSANSPLSQTPLTPGFMVVHANRLEDLRGLAVEWMRLHPLGPLENETILVQSNGIGQWLKLALAEDQAQGGAGIAAALNVTLPARFLWQAYRTVLTQLTHDEQAVPETSPFDKSRLIWRLLRLLPSLAEQEAFAPLARFLEVDRDQRKHYQLAERLADLFDQYQVYRADWLDAWAKGNDVLITARGEARPLEEHQLWQPELWRALRDDVANNLGDAGLNSSRAQVHSRFLEAAVQLEGQDCPHGLPRRLIIFGISSLPQQTLEALAALSRCCQIVLCVHNPCQFYWADIIEHKDLLRASRYRQRRKAGMPDALDVLGTGDASDALHLHAQPLLAAWGKQGRDYLRLLDEHDDSGNYQTLFEQQALRIDMFEPFSDGEHSCLLSQLQDDIRELRPVAETQTHWPALDPASDASIVFHIAHGPQREVEILHDQLLAAFSADPDLRPRDIIVMVPDIDRYAPHIEAVFGQYRSAFSSYAFNARPDDPRYIPYTLSDQASRHRLPLMIALEKLLRLPELRLSVSDLLDLLEVPALRTRFGIDEHDLPTLSRWIEGAGIRWGLNAEQRTRLDLPEGLTQNTWAFGLRRLLLGYTVGSADAWQGIEPFDDIGGLEASLAGPLASLLEKLENTWETFCQPTDAATWVARLRELLETYFLTDDAQESVMLTKLETALQQLLDSTEEAELFDPMPLSMVREHWLGQIDEHSLSQRFLAGAVNFATLMPMRAIPFKHVCLLGMNDGEYPRSQPPMDFDLMGSDYRPGDRSRREDDRYLFLEALLSARQQLYISWVGRSQIDNNPMPPSVLVGQLRDHLAAGWRTQTGEPLLEALTTEHPLQPFSRRYFTEHASDSPAQARLFTYAHEWHALHVPRSESTQGSKAPELKADREQQNTLTLAQLGGFLREPAKAFFNNRLGVYFEQEELTQLDVEPFTLDGLQNWQLQDQLIAAQRHAVDNGQPRIEALHAALERFKGQGVLAVGAFGERMREALAEPMEALFDAYEDALQEWPHAVAAPQAVHVVEESIVERAQGRVTLEDWLGELRQDSEGNRCRLLLLSSSLVSQGRGRGQYRWQHLLPPWVAHLAGNIERPMTTQLLSKAGHVRLEPLDAENAHYQLQNLLSAWCDGMQAPLPLAPQAAFAWLAKLGTPESEPDSDAYAAAETAYEGGRFQTGEVAQSAYLSHQWPSFERLFNERALGHSFVTLTEALYAPLHRSVKG; from the coding sequence ATGTCTGCAAACTCGCCACTTTCACAAACGCCGCTAACGCCGGGCTTTATGGTAGTGCATGCCAATCGCCTGGAAGATTTGCGCGGCTTGGCGGTAGAGTGGATGCGTCTCCATCCGCTCGGCCCGCTGGAGAATGAGACCATTCTGGTGCAGAGCAACGGTATCGGGCAGTGGCTGAAGCTGGCGCTGGCTGAAGACCAGGCCCAAGGCGGCGCAGGTATAGCGGCGGCACTCAACGTCACGCTACCTGCGCGTTTTTTATGGCAGGCCTACCGCACGGTGCTGACGCAGCTGACCCATGACGAGCAGGCAGTGCCCGAAACCTCGCCGTTTGATAAGTCGCGGTTGATATGGCGCTTATTGCGCCTACTACCCAGTCTAGCCGAGCAGGAAGCGTTCGCACCGCTGGCGCGCTTTTTAGAGGTCGACCGCGACCAGCGCAAGCACTACCAATTGGCCGAGCGGTTGGCGGATCTGTTCGATCAGTATCAGGTGTATCGTGCCGACTGGCTGGACGCCTGGGCGAAGGGCAACGATGTGCTGATCACCGCCCGTGGCGAAGCCCGCCCGCTGGAAGAACACCAGCTGTGGCAGCCAGAGCTGTGGCGCGCACTACGCGATGATGTGGCTAATAATCTTGGCGATGCAGGCCTTAACAGCAGCCGCGCCCAGGTGCACAGCCGCTTTCTGGAAGCCGCCGTTCAGCTTGAAGGCCAGGACTGCCCACACGGCCTGCCCCGGCGGCTGATTATTTTCGGCATCTCCTCGCTGCCGCAACAGACATTAGAAGCACTGGCGGCGCTATCGCGCTGCTGCCAAATCGTGCTCTGCGTGCACAACCCCTGCCAGTTCTACTGGGCGGATATTATCGAACACAAAGACCTGCTACGCGCGAGCCGCTACCGCCAGCGGCGCAAGGCAGGCATGCCCGATGCGTTAGATGTTTTGGGCACTGGCGACGCCAGTGATGCCCTGCACCTGCACGCCCAACCGCTGCTGGCCGCCTGGGGCAAGCAAGGACGCGACTACCTGCGCCTGCTCGATGAACACGACGATTCGGGCAACTACCAAACGCTATTCGAGCAGCAGGCGCTGCGCATCGATATGTTCGAGCCGTTTAGCGATGGCGAACACAGTTGCCTGCTCAGCCAGCTCCAGGACGATATCCGCGAGCTGCGCCCGGTAGCAGAGACCCAAACCCACTGGCCCGCCTTAGACCCGGCCAGCGACGCCTCTATCGTGTTTCATATCGCCCACGGCCCCCAGCGGGAAGTGGAGATTCTTCACGATCAACTGCTCGCGGCCTTCAGCGCCGACCCAGACCTGCGCCCGCGGGATATCATCGTCATGGTGCCGGACATCGACCGCTACGCGCCGCATATTGAAGCCGTCTTCGGCCAGTACCGCTCCGCTTTCAGCAGCTATGCGTTTAACGCCCGCCCCGACGACCCGCGCTACATTCCCTATACGCTGTCGGATCAGGCCAGCCGCCACCGCCTGCCGCTGATGATTGCGCTGGAAAAACTGCTGCGCCTGCCGGAACTGCGCCTCTCGGTAAGCGACCTGTTAGACCTGCTGGAAGTCCCCGCGCTGCGCACCCGTTTTGGCATTGATGAGCACGACCTGCCCACCCTCAGCCGATGGATCGAGGGCGCGGGTATCCGCTGGGGACTCAATGCCGAACAGCGCACTCGGCTGGATCTACCCGAGGGCCTCACCCAAAACACCTGGGCGTTTGGCCTGCGCCGCCTGCTGCTGGGGTATACGGTAGGCAGCGCCGACGCTTGGCAAGGCATCGAGCCATTCGATGACATTGGTGGTCTGGAAGCCTCACTGGCAGGCCCGCTGGCGAGCCTGTTGGAAAAGCTGGAAAACACCTGGGAAACGTTCTGCCAGCCCACTGATGCCGCCACCTGGGTGGCCCGGCTGCGGGAGCTACTGGAAACCTACTTCCTGACCGACGACGCCCAAGAGAGCGTCATGCTCACCAAGCTGGAAACCGCGCTTCAGCAGCTACTGGACAGTACCGAAGAAGCCGAGCTTTTTGACCCAATGCCGCTCTCCATGGTGCGTGAACACTGGCTGGGGCAAATCGATGAGCACAGCCTCTCCCAGCGGTTTCTTGCTGGGGCGGTAAACTTCGCTACCCTGATGCCGATGCGGGCGATTCCCTTCAAGCATGTGTGCCTGCTGGGCATGAACGACGGCGAGTATCCGCGTTCCCAGCCGCCGATGGACTTCGACCTGATGGGCAGTGACTACCGACCCGGTGACCGCTCCCGCCGCGAAGATGACCGCTACCTGTTTCTGGAAGCACTGCTCTCTGCCCGCCAGCAGCTCTACATTAGCTGGGTCGGCCGCAGCCAGATCGACAACAACCCAATGCCACCCTCGGTGCTGGTGGGCCAACTGCGCGACCATTTGGCAGCGGGCTGGCGAACGCAAACCGGCGAGCCGTTGCTGGAAGCCCTGACTACCGAGCACCCGCTGCAACCATTTAGCCGCCGCTACTTTACCGAACACGCCAGCGACTCCCCCGCTCAAGCTAGGCTCTTTACTTACGCGCATGAATGGCACGCCCTACACGTCCCGCGTAGCGAAAGTACCCAAGGCTCAAAAGCACCTGAGCTTAAGGCGGACAGGGAACAACAGAACACCTTAACTCTGGCCCAGCTAGGCGGCTTTCTGCGTGAACCGGCCAAAGCGTTTTTCAATAACCGGCTAGGGGTCTACTTCGAGCAGGAAGAACTCACTCAACTGGATGTAGAGCCCTTCACCCTGGACGGGCTACAGAACTGGCAACTACAGGATCAGCTAATCGCCGCCCAGCGCCACGCCGTGGATAACGGCCAGCCGCGTATCGAAGCGCTGCATGCGGCACTGGAACGCTTTAAAGGCCAGGGCGTGCTGGCCGTAGGCGCCTTTGGTGAACGGATGCGCGAAGCGCTGGCGGAACCGATGGAGGCGCTGTTTGATGCTTACGAAGACGCACTGCAAGAGTGGCCCCACGCAGTAGCCGCACCACAGGCGGTGCATGTTGTTGAAGAAAGCATTGTTGAAAGAGCTCAAGGAAGGGTAACACTGGAAGACTGGCTGGGAGAGCTTCGCCAGGATAGTGAAGGCAACCGCTGCCGGCTGCTACTGCTCAGCAGTAGCCTGGTCAGCCAAGGGCGCGGTCGTGGCCAGTACCGCTGGCAGCACCTGCTCCCCCCCTGGGTCGCCCACTTGGCGGGCAACATTGAGCGGCCGATGACCACCCAGCTACTCTCAAAAGCGGGCCATGTACGGCTGGAACCGCTAGACGCCGAGAATGCACACTACCAGCTACAAAACCTACTCAGCGCCTGGTGCGATGGTATGCAGGCCCCGCTACCGCTGGCCCCCCAGGCAGCTTTCGCTTGGCTCGCCAAGCTGGGCACTCCCGAATCAGAACCCGACAGCGACGCCTACGCCGCCGCCGAAACCGCCTACGAAGGCGGCCGCTTCCAAACCGGGGAAGTCGCCCAAAGCGCCTACCTTTCCCACCAATGGCCTAGTTTTGAGCGACTGTTTAACGAGCGCGCCCTAGGGCATAGCTTCGTCACGCTGACCGAGGCGCTCTACGCGCCGCTGCACCGTTCGGTCAAGGGGTGA
- a CDS encoding carbon-nitrogen hydrolase family protein has protein sequence MQSTKKVAVVQAGSHPFDPMLTAEKGARLISEAAAKKATVVVFPEAFLGGYPKGASFGSPVGKRTEEGRDEFLRYYRSAIDLDGPELTLITDAAQAHNVFVVMGVIERTAYTLYCTVLYIDPEQGLVGKHRKLMPTGGERIIWGFGDGSTLPVFKTGAGTVGAVICWENYMPMMRSAMYGKGVDVYCAPTADDRDTWLASMQHIALEGRCYVLSACQYLTRGDFPDDYDCLLAPASEPETILMRGASMIVSPMGEVLAGPLFNEEGILYAEVSQDVIVRSKLDFDPVGHYARPDVFSLHVDTEAKSPVRSD, from the coding sequence ATGCAATCAACTAAAAAAGTCGCCGTCGTTCAGGCGGGATCCCATCCCTTTGACCCTATGTTGACCGCTGAAAAGGGGGCAAGGTTAATCAGTGAAGCTGCCGCCAAAAAGGCAACGGTGGTGGTTTTTCCAGAAGCTTTTTTGGGGGGCTACCCTAAGGGTGCAAGCTTCGGTAGTCCGGTAGGCAAACGAACCGAGGAGGGACGTGATGAGTTTCTGCGCTACTACCGAAGCGCCATCGACCTTGATGGGCCGGAGCTGACCCTGATTACCGATGCAGCTCAGGCACATAACGTCTTCGTGGTCATGGGGGTGATTGAGCGTACGGCCTATACCCTCTACTGCACGGTACTGTATATAGATCCTGAGCAGGGCTTGGTGGGCAAACATCGCAAACTGATGCCTACTGGCGGTGAGCGTATCATCTGGGGGTTTGGCGATGGCTCGACGCTGCCGGTTTTCAAGACCGGTGCAGGTACGGTGGGTGCGGTGATTTGCTGGGAAAACTATATGCCCATGATGCGCTCGGCCATGTATGGCAAGGGGGTCGATGTATACTGCGCGCCCACCGCTGATGACCGTGATACGTGGCTGGCCAGCATGCAGCATATCGCTCTTGAAGGACGTTGCTATGTGTTAAGCGCCTGCCAGTATCTGACTAGGGGCGATTTTCCCGACGATTATGACTGCCTGCTGGCACCGGCGAGTGAGCCGGAAACGATACTGATGCGAGGCGCGAGCATGATCGTAAGTCCCATGGGAGAAGTTCTTGCCGGCCCGCTGTTTAACGAGGAGGGCATCCTCTATGCCGAGGTCTCCCAGGACGTCATCGTACGCAGCAAGCTCGATTTCGACCCGGTCGGACACTATGCCCGCCCGGATGTATTCAGCCTGCATGTGGATACAGAAGCGAAGTCGCCGGTAAGAAGTGACTGA